Part of the Gemmatimonadota bacterium genome, AGAGAATGGCGGTCATGGAGGGCGGCAGGCGGGCGCGCACTCGCTTCACGCTGCTGGAGCGATGGCGGGCCGCGGATCTGCTGCGCGCGGAGCTGGACACCGGCCGGACTCACCAGATCCGGGTACACCTCCGGTACGTCGGGCATCCCGTCGTGGGGGACCGGGTTTACGGAGACGGCTGGGAGCGCGGCTTCGGGGGCGCGGATCGCGGCTGGGCGCAGGAGTTGGCGAAGCGAACCCGGCGCCAGTTTCTGCACGCGGCGGAACTCGAATTCGCGCACCCCCGCGGGGGCCGCCATTTATCCTTCTCATCGGCACTCCCGAAGGATCTGGACGCGGTGGCCGAGTGGGCCCGAGAGAGTTGACCCCGCGCGCGCGCGGGGGATACTTTTGCCTCGGTCCATGAGCGCCAACAGCCCGGCTTCGATGACGTTCTCGGCATCCCGGGAGACGCCCCGTTGGGTCGTCTTTCGGTGCGCCCGGCACCGGTTCGCGTTTCTGGTGGGGCAGATTCGCGAGATCATCGACGCGCGGCCTATGGCGCGGCTTCCCGGCTGCGGCCCGGAAGTGTGTGGCCTGGCGAACCTGCGGGGACGAATCGTCACCGTATTCGATTTTGGCGCGGTGCTCTCGCTGGACCCATCGGTTCAGCGTCCCGAGCACCAGTTGCTGGTGGTCGAAGGCGCGGATAGACAGGCCGCGTTTGCGGTGGAGGAGGTGCTGGCGGTGGTGCGCGCGGCGACCCACGGACTATCCGTGAGCGTCGAAGACCTGAAGGTCCTGGACGCCTACCAAGAGGGACTTCTCGGGGTTGGAGATTGGGGGGGAAGCCCGTTTCTGGCGCTCGACGCGGAGAGCGTGTTGGAACGGCTTTGGGTGGAGGAGGATCCCCCCAGCGCACCCACTCCGTGATCGCACGAAGGCAGCCCGCTCCACCTGGGCGGTAGGCGCTGCGTCTATAGAAATACTCGCCGGCTCATGGTGGCGTGGTGGGCGACCGGGGCGATCGACTGGATCGCCCGGGAAGTGGGAGAATTGGGGGGTACATGGGCAAGACGGTTCTGATCTGTGACGATGCGCTGTTCATGCGCACGATGCTCGGCAACATCCTCAAGCAGGCCGGATTCGAGGTCGTCGGCGAGGCCGAGAACGGTCTGGAAGCAGTGGACCGGTACCGCGAGTTGCGTCCCGACCTCGTCACGATGGACATCGTGATGCCGGACAAGGGGGGCATCGACGCGGTCCGGGACATCGTACAGGAGCATCCCGAGGCCAGGATTCTCATGTGCAGCGCCATGGGCCAGCAAGGGCTCGTCGTGGAGGCGATTCAGGCCGGGGCCAAGGACTTCGTGGTCAAGCCGTTTCAGCCTTCGCGCGTCCTGGAGGCCGTGCAACGCGTTCTGGGCTGATGCGCCGCCGCCTGAGTTCGGAGGATCGCGGCGCTCCCGGCGCGTGACCCGTGGACACCAGCCGCTACGTCGAGCTTTTCCTCTCGGAAAGCAGGGAGCACCTCGGTGTCCTGGCGCGCAGCCTTCTCGGCATCGAGCAGGGAGGGGGAGCGGAACCCGTCGAGGAGGCGTTCCGCGCGGCGCATACCCTGAAGGGCATGGCCGCGGCGATGGGCTACGCCGAAGTCGCCAACGAGGCCCACGCCCTCGAGGATCGCCTGGAGTCCATCCGCAGCGGGCAGATCGCCGTCGACCCCGCCCTCATCGACGAGCTGCTCGCCGTGTCCGATCGTCTCCACGCGGCGCTCGAGCGCTCGACGCCCGAGCCCGAGCCGAGTCCCCGGACGCCGGCCCAGGCTACCGATGCCGAGCGGGAAGCTCCGCCCGATGGTCCGTCGCAAGGCGACGAGCTATCGGGCCTGCTGAGCGATGAGGACCTGCCCGGGATCGACGCAGCGGTCTCTCCGGCCGCGCGCATCCTGATCGAGCCGTCGGCGCCGCTGAAGGCCGCGCGCGCCACCATCATCTGCCACGCGGTGGAAAAGCTGTCCCGCATCGTGGGCTGCGAGCCGGCGGCCTTCGATGAGGCCTTCGACGGCAACTTCCGCCTGGTGTTCCCGCCGGACGCTGACGTCACGTCACTGGACCGCGCCATCAGGGAGGGCGGCGAGGTAAAGGCGATTTCGTGGGAGACCGCCCAGCGCATCAACCGACAGGCCGGGCCAGGCCGCAAGTCGGCGCCCGCCAAGGGGTCGGCGATCCGCCAGGTGAGGGTCGATCAAGCCCATCTCGACAGCATCGCCGACTCGGTCGGAGAACTCGGGATCCTGCGCGCCGAGTTGGCGAATCTCGCCGCGTCCGATTCGCCTGTCGAGCGCGTTTCCGAGGAGATGGCGCGGCTTATCGATGACCTGGGGCACGCCATCCTCGGGGTCCGCATGATCCCCGTTCGCCAGGTCTTCGAGCGCTTCCCCAGGGTGGTCCGGGACGCGGCCCGGGGCAGCGGCAAGCTCGTCCGGCTGACGCTGGAGGGCACCGACATACAGCTCGACCGCGCGATCCTGGAGGAAATCGGAGATCCTCTGCTGCACCTGCTCCGCAACGCGGTGGATCACGGCATCGAAGCCCCCGACGTGCGGCGCGCGGTCGGCAAGCCGGAGCAGGGCAGCCTGACGCTGCGGGCCTTTCGGGAGAGGGCCTCCGTGCTGATCGAGGTGGAGGATGACGGCAAGGGGATCTCGCGTGCCGCCGTTGTGGAGCGTGCCAGAGGCGAAGGCCTGGTGGCGCCGGGGGTCGAGGGCCTGAA contains:
- a CDS encoding chemotaxis protein CheW — its product is MSANSPASMTFSASRETPRWVVFRCARHRFAFLVGQIREIIDARPMARLPGCGPEVCGLANLRGRIVTVFDFGAVLSLDPSVQRPEHQLLVVEGADRQAAFAVEEVLAVVRAATHGLSVSVEDLKVLDAYQEGLLGVGDWGGSPFLALDAESVLERLWVEEDPPSAPTP
- a CDS encoding chemotaxis protein CheA, giving the protein MDTSRYVELFLSESREHLGVLARSLLGIEQGGGAEPVEEAFRAAHTLKGMAAAMGYAEVANEAHALEDRLESIRSGQIAVDPALIDELLAVSDRLHAALERSTPEPEPSPRTPAQATDAEREAPPDGPSQGDELSGLLSDEDLPGIDAAVSPAARILIEPSAPLKAARATIICHAVEKLSRIVGCEPAAFDEAFDGNFRLVFPPDADVTSLDRAIREGGEVKAISWETAQRINRQAGPGRKSAPAKGSAIRQVRVDQAHLDSIADSVGELGILRAELANLAASDSPVERVSEEMARLIDDLGHAILGVRMIPVRQVFERFPRVVRDAARGSGKLVRLTLEGTDIQLDRAILEEIGDPLLHLLRNAVDHGIEAPDVRRAVGKPEQGSLTLRAFRERASVLIEVEDDGKGISRAAVVERARGEGLVAPGVEGLNDDELLRVLARPGFTTRALVSELSGRGVGLDVALSRVRALGGAATLWTEEGKGSRFQLRLPISLALAPALRVQAGGEDYVIPLNHVEEVVELGDAVGRQNGREVLQLRGQVVPLVRLGDALSCGGERGAERSAVIAGAGEGRTAIAVDRLIGREQMVVKRFEGPVGTLPYFAGVTLLGDGRPALVLDPTSVF
- a CDS encoding response regulator, which produces MGKTVLICDDALFMRTMLGNILKQAGFEVVGEAENGLEAVDRYRELRPDLVTMDIVMPDKGGIDAVRDIVQEHPEARILMCSAMGQQGLVVEAIQAGAKDFVVKPFQPSRVLEAVQRVLG